Within the Alteromonas sp. M12 genome, the region TTAGACACTGTTGAATTGGTAATGGCTTTGGAAGAAGAGTTTGATACTGAGATTCCAGATGAAGAAGCTGAGAAAATTACTACAGTTCAATCTGCAATCGACTACGTTAACGCTAATAAAGACGCGTAAGATACTCCTATAAACGGCTCAATCTGGGCCGTTTTCTTCTTTATACTTAGAATAATGAATTTTATGCGGAGGCCTATGTGTCTAAACGTCGCGTAGTAGTAACTGGTCTTGGCATGCTGACACCATTAGGTGGAGACACCAACACTACATGGGAAGGCATTTTACAAGGTAAAAGTGGAATAGGTCCCATCACATCATTTGATACATCTGATTTTAGCACTCGGTTTGCCGGTGAGATCCAAGATTTTGATGTGGAAAGTTATATCCCCAAGAAAGAAACAAAAAAGATGGACCGCTTTATTCAATTAGGAATAGCCGCGGGAAAACAAGCCTTAGCCGACTCGAAGTTAGAAATAACAGCTGAAAATGCGAAAAGAGTAGGTGTGGCAATTGGTTCCGGTATCGGTGGTTTAGGCCTTATCGAAGAAAACCATAAGAAAATGTTAGCCGGTGGTCCACGAAAACTAACTCCTTTTTTTGTTCCTGCCACTATTACTAATATGATTTCAGGCTTCTTATCTATTTTTGAAGGACTGAAAGGCCCAAATTTAAATATTGTTACCGCTTGTACTACCGGCGTACACAATATTGGTATAGCTGCTCGCACTATCGCTTATGGTGATGCCGATGCAATGTTAGCAGGCGGTGCCGAGTCTTCAATTTCACCTTTGGGATTAGGTGGATTTGCAGCAGCGAGAGCATTATCAACACGCAACGATGACCCGACTAAAGCTAGCCGCCCTTGGGACAAAGACCGAGATGGTTTTGTTATGGGTGAGGGGGCAGGGGTTGTTATGCTTGAAGAGTACGAACAAGCTGTGGCTAGAGGTGCAACCATTTATGCCGAGTTAGTTGGTTTTGGTATGAGCGGTGATGCCTACCACATGACTTCTCCTCCACCTGATGGTGAAGGTGCAGCAGCTGCGATGGAAAATGCATTAAACGATGCCAATCTACCGGCTACTGAAATCGGTTATATTAATGCTCATGGTACTTCTACACCTGCAGGTGATAAGGCTGAAGTCGCTGCGGTAAAACGTATTTTCGGTGCTGCTGCAGATAAAGTTCTGGTCAGTTCAACCAAGTCAATGACAGGTCATTTACTTGGTGCGGCCGGTTCAGTAGAGGGAATCTTTACGCTGTTAGCCTTGCGTGATCAGATTGCGCCTCCCACAATCAACTTGGATAATCCAGGTGAAGGTTGTGACTTAGACTTTGTTGCTAATACGGCAAGAAAAGTTAGTATGGAATATGCATTGTGTAATTCGTTTGGTTTCGGTGGTACTAACGGTTCTTTGTTATTTAAAAGAATGTAGTATCATTTTAAATTGAATTATTGCTTAGCACATTCAATAGTTTAAGATTAAGCCCAGTTCTTACTGGGCTTTTTTGTTGGTAAAAAATGATAATCGAACTTTCCTCTAATGACCGTATATCAAGCAGCGATAGGATTGCAACCTATGGTGACGGTTGTTTTACGACCATGTGTGTAACAAATAATAAAATTGAACTGTTAAATGCACATATAGCGAGATTAAAAGAGGGGTGTGCTCGATTAAAAATCGATTTTACAAATTGGCATAGTTTGCAAGGTAAGCTTGAACAGTTTGGGTTAATTCATGAAAACCAGGTTATAAAGGCAGTCATTTCCAGAGGGTATGGAGGCCGAGGTTATGATACCGCTGGAGTCACGTCGCCACACTGCTATTTGAGTGTTTCTGACATGCCTAAACACTACGCAGATTTAAGTCGACAAGGTTTGACGCTAGGGTTAAGCACTATCCAACTGGCTAAACAACCTTTATTAGCCGGTATTAAACATTTAAATCGATTAGAACAAGTATTAATTAAACACGAAATGCGAAACATGCAGGTTGATGATGTTATTGTGTGTGACACAGATTCGCATGTTATTGAGTGTAGCGCAGCGAATCTGTTTTGGCGCAAAGGAACACAGTGG harbors:
- the fabF gene encoding beta-ketoacyl-ACP synthase II — its product is MSKRRVVVTGLGMLTPLGGDTNTTWEGILQGKSGIGPITSFDTSDFSTRFAGEIQDFDVESYIPKKETKKMDRFIQLGIAAGKQALADSKLEITAENAKRVGVAIGSGIGGLGLIEENHKKMLAGGPRKLTPFFVPATITNMISGFLSIFEGLKGPNLNIVTACTTGVHNIGIAARTIAYGDADAMLAGGAESSISPLGLGGFAAARALSTRNDDPTKASRPWDKDRDGFVMGEGAGVVMLEEYEQAVARGATIYAELVGFGMSGDAYHMTSPPPDGEGAAAAMENALNDANLPATEIGYINAHGTSTPAGDKAEVAAVKRIFGAAADKVLVSSTKSMTGHLLGAAGSVEGIFTLLALRDQIAPPTINLDNPGEGCDLDFVANTARKVSMEYALCNSFGFGGTNGSLLFKRM
- the acpP gene encoding acyl carrier protein, producing the protein MSNIEERVKKIIVEQLGVKEEEVKAEASFVDDLGADSLDTVELVMALEEEFDTEIPDEEAEKITTVQSAIDYVNANKDA
- the pabC gene encoding aminodeoxychorismate lyase, producing MIIELSSNDRISSSDRIATYGDGCFTTMCVTNNKIELLNAHIARLKEGCARLKIDFTNWHSLQGKLEQFGLIHENQVIKAVISRGYGGRGYDTAGVTSPHCYLSVSDMPKHYADLSRQGLTLGLSTIQLAKQPLLAGIKHLNRLEQVLIKHEMRNMQVDDVIVCDTDSHVIECSAANLFWRKGTQWFTPNLDNCGVSGVMRNHIVDVMGKSKVPLAISNHPLQSLLDCDEAFISNSLMKIIKVKTFVIDGQKLMLDSTQSVFSDWFSANQHEVVLNE